In bacterium, the following are encoded in one genomic region:
- a CDS encoding 2-oxo acid dehydrogenase subunit E2 codes for MATEVKLPELGENISSGDVVKVLVSVGDTVEVDQPLLELETDKASFDVPSTAAGTVKEIKVEEGGQAEVGKTIMIIEESGNGGADSKGADDQEDAKAEADKKDGKMGKDGKDEDGGASSETSEEAEEKATPSDKSDDAAKSAPASKSAPAQESGDASSSAPISPAPGPSDGTPVPAAPSVRMLARELGVDITQVRGSGPGGRITDDDVKKHTKSIIQRASTSQSASVSRPSLPDFSAFGETEVEEMSKVRRRTAEQMEISWSIPVVTQHDRADVTHLEELRKSWSKRAEKAGTKLTVTAIALKIAAAALKKFPQFNASIDMEQNRIIYKKYYHLGVAVDTERGLLVPVLRDVDKKNILEISSELQELATKAREKKIKPDEMQGASFTITNLGGIGGTSFTPIINAPEVAILGMSRGSIEPVWTDGEFKPRMMLPLSLTYDHRIIDGADAARFLRWIAEAMEEPLLMALEG; via the coding sequence ATGGCTACTGAAGTCAAACTGCCCGAACTCGGTGAAAATATCAGCTCGGGAGATGTTGTCAAGGTGCTGGTCTCCGTCGGCGATACTGTCGAGGTGGATCAGCCGCTGCTGGAGCTGGAAACGGACAAGGCGTCGTTCGACGTACCTTCTACCGCGGCCGGCACAGTGAAAGAAATAAAGGTGGAGGAGGGCGGACAGGCCGAGGTCGGCAAGACCATCATGATCATCGAAGAATCCGGAAACGGCGGCGCTGATTCAAAGGGCGCTGATGATCAGGAGGATGCGAAAGCTGAGGCGGATAAGAAAGATGGAAAGATGGGAAAAGATGGAAAGGATGAGGACGGTGGTGCATCCTCGGAAACCTCTGAAGAGGCTGAGGAAAAGGCCACGCCTTCCGACAAGTCCGATGATGCCGCGAAGTCTGCGCCTGCTTCGAAGTCAGCTCCGGCGCAGGAAAGCGGCGATGCATCTTCCTCGGCTCCGATCAGTCCGGCCCCGGGTCCTTCAGATGGCACACCGGTTCCTGCGGCTCCGTCCGTGCGCATGCTCGCGCGAGAGCTGGGAGTGGACATCACGCAGGTGCGTGGCAGCGGTCCCGGTGGACGCATCACCGACGACGATGTGAAGAAGCATACGAAGTCCATCATCCAGCGTGCTTCCACTTCGCAGAGCGCCAGCGTCTCTCGTCCCTCACTGCCCGACTTCTCCGCCTTCGGTGAAACCGAGGTCGAGGAAATGAGCAAGGTGCGCCGCCGTACGGCCGAACAGATGGAAATCAGCTGGTCCATTCCCGTCGTCACGCAGCACGATCGCGCCGATGTGACGCATCTCGAAGAATTGCGCAAGAGCTGGTCGAAGCGCGCTGAAAAGGCGGGCACGAAGCTCACCGTCACTGCGATCGCACTTAAAATAGCTGCGGCTGCGCTGAAGAAATTCCCGCAGTTCAACGCCAGCATCGACATGGAACAGAACCGCATCATCTACAAGAAGTACTATCATCTCGGTGTGGCGGTGGATACAGAGCGGGGACTGCTGGTGCCTGTACTCAGGGATGTCGACAAGAAGAACATCCTCGAAATTTCCAGTGAGCTGCAGGAGCTGGCGACGAAGGCGCGCGAGAAGAAAATCAAGCCTGATGAAATGCAGGGTGCGTCCTTCACCATCACAAATCTCGGCGGCATCGGCGGCACGTCCTTCACCCCGATTATCAATGCACCGGAAGTGGCCATCCTCGGGATGTCCCGCGGCAGCATCGAGCCGGTGTGGACGGATGGTGAATTCAAACCCCGCATGATGCTTCCCCTTTCCCTGACCTACGATCATCGCATCATCGACGGCGCCGATGCGGCACGCTTCCTCCGCTGGATTGCGGAAGCCATGGAAGAGCCGCTGCTCATGGCGCTGGAAGGTTGA